Proteins from one Malania oleifera isolate guangnan ecotype guangnan chromosome 4, ASM2987363v1, whole genome shotgun sequence genomic window:
- the LOC131153759 gene encoding uncharacterized protein LOC131153759, producing MSGRYTAKDYEDAQEQEVQSALRDIDETKEEFRPRKSVPEGVPQNGTILRLNCEKDPAVAIDDWATDIRYHILSRGIESWLVEQAYKFAVATLRGNAGDFWEILQRNSDVSTIIINTIKTLDEVIAIIVDFLKWEFVGYLLVDRGDELVEKARMALTKIQIYDMCYFEEFLCEYQYWYYKPGPQDQAYAKEVFINKLPSSWPEVVKHVVKQRLERDTEVSDTLGVRTEIIKVKERAVALTAFTTPIGLFEWLVMPFGLKNAPRIF from the exons ATGTCAGGAAGATATACTGCTAAAGACTATGAAGATGCACAGGAACAGGAGGTTCAGAGTGCTCTTAGAGACATTGATGAGACAAAG GAGGAGTTCAGACCAAGGAAGAGTGTTCCAGAGGGAGTACCCCAGAACGGAACCATCCTTAGGCTTAATTGCGAGAAGGATCCCGCAGTTGCAATTGATGATTGGGCTACAGATATTAGATATCATATCCTTAGCAGAGGAATTGAATCTTGGTTGGTGGAGCAAGCATATAAATTTGCAGTAGCCACACTAAGAGGAAATGCTGGAGATTTTTGGGAAATACTTCAAAGGAACTCAGATGTGAGTACCATTATTATTAACACCATCAAAACTCTAGATGAAGTAATTGCTATCATAGTTGATTTCCTCAAATGGGAGTTTGTAGGATATTTGCTAGTTGATAGAGGGGACGAGCTAGTAGAGAAGGCCAGGATGGCTCTCACAAAGATTCAAATCTATGACATGTGTTACTTTGAGGAGTTTCTTTGTGAATACCAGTATTGGTATTACAAGCCTGGACCACAAGATCAAGCGTATGCAAAAGAAGTATTCATCAATAAATTACCCAGTAGTTGGCCAGAAGTGGTAAAACATGTTGTTAAGCAGAGACTAGAGAGAGATACAGAAGTATCAGATACTCTCGGAGTCAGAACAGAAATT ATAAAGGTCAAAGAAAGAGCAGTAGCTCTTACAGCCTTCACAACGCCCATTGGGCTTTTTGAATGGCTAGTAATGCCATTTGGACTGAAGAATGCCCCAAGAATTTTCTAG